One Narcine bancroftii isolate sNarBan1 chromosome 3, sNarBan1.hap1, whole genome shotgun sequence DNA window includes the following coding sequences:
- the LOC138756738 gene encoding leucine-rich repeat, immunoglobulin-like domain and transmembrane domain-containing protein 3 has product MTQDEVLIQWIPGVLLYIYIYTLSIIQISSFCPSQCSCNFHSRSDGTGTRSVLCNDPDMSEIPVNVPVDTVKLRIEKTVVRRLPREAFYYLVDLRYLWLTYNAISTIDPRSFYNLKELHELRLDGNMLSTFPWDSLQEMPSLRTLDLHNNRLSTIPANAAAYLRNITNIDISSNKLTTLPSDLLDLWPTYSTHQVFDKGPVWRVIFGFQDNPWFCDCRISKLIELTKLEETSVILMDPLVTCSGPDNIAGILFQWVELEQCLKPSIMTSATKITSPLGSNVLFRCDATGYPTPVLIWLKADGLPVNNEVIQESPADGIGWSIISLTGISYKDAGEYKCRAKNLAGTSEASITLTVVGTITTAPSQRRNFISKLNEEKNNVTQGNVEQQVGSMTTEMSSSMSTTTTTTTTTTTAGPKKKVTSIDQAKAMADEKKVTKGQVDRNTNKITQEVNTNKKEGTSVSTTVTSQQNVIIKNLRVISETDQKVLVTWKAADYGRDIALNVLYSKYGEKSVQKINVDSSQSKVSIDGLTPNTKYTVCICQKGTQPKREQCVIFSTAGEISAIRHKSLLIVIGISVACVSGLGIIFALCSVTIKHLSKRKEPAEQELIKESYIQFETVSLKPEPQRRGKELWARRDTESQRLLLCSRSSIDSQMTFKSDSSRSEYLC; this is encoded by the exons GTCTGTCTTATGCAATGATCCAGATATGTCTGAGATCCCTGTCAATGTGCCAGTGGACACTGTTAAACTTCGAATTGAGAAGACTGTTGTCCGGCGCCTACCACGTGAAGCATTTTATTACCTTGTGGATTTAAGATATCTTTGGTTAACGTACAATGCCATCAGCACCATAGATCCTCGtagcttttacaatttaaaagaaCTCCATGAATTGCGTCTCGATGGAAATATGCTGTCCACATTTCCCTGGGATTCACTGCAGGAAATGCCAAGCCTACGAACACTTGACCTGCACAATAATAGACTGTCAACTATTCCTGCTAATGCAGCTGCGTACCTCAGAAACATAACCAACATTGATATATCCAGCAACAAACTGACCACACTGCCATCTGACTTGTTGGATCTTTGGCCCACTTACTCAACACACCAAGTGTTTGACAAAGGTCCAGTGTGGAGAGTGATCTTTG GTTTCCAAGACAATCCTTGGTTCTGTGACTGTAGAATATCAAAATTAATTGAACTCACTAAGTTGGAAGAAACATCAGTCATTCTCATGGATCCACTGGTGACATGCAGTGGCCCTGATAATATTGCAGGCATCTTATTCCAGTGGGTTGAACTCGAGCAATGCCTCAAACCATCAATCATGACTTCAGCAACAAAAATTACATCACCACTTGGAAGCAATGTCTTATTCCGCTGTGATGCAACTGGATATCCCACCCCAGTCCTCATCTGGTTGAAAGCAGATGGCTTACCAGTTAATAATGAAG TTATACAAGAATCACCAGCAGATGGAATCGGGTGGTCGATAATAAGTTTGACGGGTATTTCCTATAAGGATGCTGGTGAATACAAGTGCCGAGCAAAAAATTTGGCAGGAACTTCAGAAGCATCCATCACTCTCACTGTCGTAGGAACCATCACCACAGCTCCCTCCCAAAGGAGGAACTTTATAAGTAAattgaatgaagagaaaaataatgTAACTCAAGGGAATGTGGAACAGCAAGTGGGAAGTATGACAACTGAAATGTCATCATCCatgtccaccaccaccaccaccaccaccaccaccaccacagcaGGGCCTAAGAAAAAGGTCACATCGATTGACCAAGCAAAGGCTATGGCAGATGAAAAGAAGGTTACAAAAGGGCAAGTGGATAGAAATACAAACAAAATAACACAGGAAGTCAATACGAACAAGAAAGAAGGTACATCTGTAAGTACAACTGTCACATCACAACAAAATGTCATTATTAAAAATCTGCGAGTTATCAGTGAGACAGATCAGAAAGTCCTTGTGACCTGGAAAGCTGCAGACTATGGACGTGACATAGCCTTAAATGTACTCTACTCAAAGTATGGTGAGAAAAGTGTGCAGAAAATTAATGTAGATTCTAGCCAAAGCAAAGTCTCGATAGACGGGTTGACACCCAACACAAAATATACCGTGTGTATTTGCCAAAAAGGAACCCAACCTAAAAGGGAACAATGCGTCATTTTCTCAACGGCAGGTGAAATCAGCGCCATTCGACATAAATCCTTGCTGATTGTTATTGGTATTAGTGTAGCGTGTGTTTCCGGATTGGGAATCATCTTTGCACTGTGCTCTGTCACCATTAAACATCTCTCCAAAAGGAAAGAACCAGCAGAACAGGAGCTAATTAAAGAGTCTTATATACAATTTGAAACAGTATCCCTCAAACCGGAGCCACAAAGGAGAGGGAAAGAATTGTGGGCTCGCCGTGATACTGAATCCCAAAGACTATTGCTGTGCTCAAGGTCAAGCATAGATTCACAGATGACCTTCAAAAGTGACAGTTCCAGGTCTGAGTATCTTTGCTAA